One window of the Halanaerobium saccharolyticum subsp. saccharolyticum DSM 6643 genome contains the following:
- a CDS encoding methionine ABC transporter ATP-binding protein → MIKIDNLTKHYHAAQGKVEAINGLNLEVADGEIFGMIGPSGAGKSTLIRMLNLLEKPTAGTININGTDLTELSSQNLRAARQKIGMIFQHFNLLSSRTVLGNVAFPLEIAGVGKKKRQEKAKELIELVGLSDRTDHYPAQLSGGQKQRVGIARALANNPDLLLSDEATSSLDPESTKAVLELLAKIRDEMNLTIILITHEMGVIKDICDRVAVLEAGKIIEEGKIIDIFSSPQQPLTKKFISSVIDFDLPERIIKHIKKKRPGELVRISFVGETTHDPHISDLVKHYSVDANILYGNIDEIQGVPFGTLVLDLEGQLTNVEESIAYLRSKDLRVEVLEDV, encoded by the coding sequence CATTATCATGCAGCTCAAGGCAAAGTAGAAGCAATTAATGGTTTAAATTTAGAAGTTGCTGATGGTGAAATATTTGGAATGATAGGACCAAGTGGAGCAGGCAAAAGCACTTTAATTAGAATGCTTAATCTTTTAGAAAAGCCTACTGCTGGTACTATTAACATTAATGGTACAGATTTAACTGAATTAAGTTCACAAAATTTAAGAGCAGCCAGGCAAAAAATTGGGATGATTTTTCAGCATTTTAATCTTTTATCATCTCGGACAGTTTTGGGTAATGTGGCCTTTCCGTTAGAGATTGCAGGTGTGGGTAAAAAGAAAAGGCAAGAAAAAGCAAAAGAATTAATTGAACTTGTAGGCTTATCAGACAGAACAGATCACTATCCAGCTCAGTTGTCTGGAGGGCAGAAGCAGCGAGTAGGTATTGCAAGAGCGCTGGCTAATAACCCTGATTTATTATTGTCAGATGAGGCAACTTCTTCATTAGATCCAGAAAGTACAAAAGCTGTACTAGAACTTTTAGCTAAAATCAGGGATGAGATGAATTTAACAATTATTTTAATTACTCATGAAATGGGTGTGATCAAAGATATTTGTGATCGAGTTGCTGTTTTAGAAGCTGGAAAGATTATCGAAGAGGGAAAAATAATTGATATTTTCTCCAGCCCCCAGCAGCCTCTGACAAAAAAGTTTATTAGTTCTGTAATTGATTTTGATTTGCCAGAAAGAATTATTAAACATATAAAAAAGAAAAGACCTGGAGAATTGGTTAGGATTTCTTTTGTTGGAGAAACAACTCATGATCCTCACATTTCGGATCTTGTAAAACATTATTCTGTAGATGCCAACATATTATATGGTAATATCGATGAGATCCAGGGCGTACCATTTGGAACTTTAGTTTTAGATTTAGAGGGACAGTTAACAAATGTAGAAGAGAGTATTGCTTATTTAAGAAGTAAGGATTTAAGAGTTGAGGTGTTAGAAGATGTTTGA